A portion of the Streptomyces platensis genome contains these proteins:
- a CDS encoding type I polyketide synthase, with the protein MSERPARQAGPRPTDAAIVGMGALFPGAEDLAAYWRNLVAGTDCITDVPPGRWDPEIYYDPHAAQGPARSDRFYCRRGGFLAEPAAFDPTRFGIMPAAVRGAEPDQLLALRTITDAIADAGGEERLPADRSRIGVILGRGGFMGVATARLDQRVRTAHQLAVTLRELAPELGESRIVAVREAFQASLGPEQPEASIGLVPSFTAARTANRLDLRGPAYTLDAACASSLLAVAQAADLLAAGRCDLMVAGAVHHCHIATLWSVFTQLRALSPTQHIRPFDRRADGTLLSEGTGVVLLKRLADAERDGDRVYAVIRGTGVAGDGRAAGLMSPRPEGQISALEQAWAGAGLDPAHPAALGLLEAHGTGTPVGDGVELDTLARVFGPPGAGIPPVGLGSVKSMLGHTMQAAGIAGLIKAALAIHHRTLPPTLHLDEPHEGLARTRMRPVTEAEPWDAGRAPLRAGVNAFGFGGINAHAVLEEAPGRRTPAAPPPHRPPPLRAAERMVQRTALRSAQLRTVEGTDQQADRQAAQQTAQQAARQTARLRVAEPERVVLLAADTPVQLAYSLRDMEESDGESAGLDAPVPDDGPCRLALLDPTPQRRALAAKILARGLPWRGRGEVWFTPTPFFGPYARQEGARLAFLFPGLEAEPPPRVDDTADLLALPRPAVSGGTGLVERAVDTLAVGRLLARALDELGLAPDLLTGHSLGEWTAMVVAGMYPPQAVDAFLDSLRPGSLAVPDLVYAALGCGAPQAAAALAGLEGIAVSHDNCPHQSVICGAPEPLAEAVRRLAGQGVRAQEMPFRSGFHTPMWAPYLHQTGTAFDALPLRDHRLPVWSATTTAPFPDGPSAIRRLVLRHLLEPVRFQELTRRLYETGVRAFVQVGAGSLTGFVSDTLHGQDHLAVTAADPRRGGPAQLRRLAAASWTEGLKPRWDRLTVPPRGSGVVTVGAVDRAPEDRAPDRATGRTVARAKDRAMGRVAVPEGAGATIRLDLDSPLVRLGGGTRGVPVLAPADPPPPPTPTPAPSPEGGGGGGGGGALPCPRPSVVEPVRQALDAILAETRAATRTVAAALAAADARSTATAAPRDVSAPRTLATVPSAAAAAPPTPHHTLHHLSLKTLPYVRDHCVYLQPDGWPEPADRFPVVPMTTLLELAAEAAREVCPGGVVTGYSGVRALRWLAVAPPVDLAVSATPGGDGRVRVSLGDYAAVTVHLGAQYPAPPPPDPAGLTAGQPAPVSAEALYRDRWMFHGPAFAGVHEVRTLAADGIRGTLRALPAPGALLDAAGQLLGHWMQLKLSGDRLVFPASLDRVRLYGPPPRAGALLAATARIREVRAGSVRGEVELCGADGRVWARLEGWTYRRFGADERVWPMKFTPEVCGIGEPRPGGWCLARRRWSDPASQELVMRRYLGAAERDRYEGCAPRARAPWLLGRIAAKDAVRELLWESGAGPVFPAEIRIGTDGHGRPRAEGPLAHGLHLTLAHKDRLAVALAHRSGPVGIDIERVTDDPQALERIALSPAERRLADDLHARAPGHTGRAYWLTALWCAKQAAAKAAGSGPGRRPLEWVVTPAPGGALRVVSPDGRPHLVHLDSVDDLSGRHVVAWTGPRPEDRTGTDTLTPTEATHGS; encoded by the coding sequence ATGAGTGAAAGACCCGCCCGGCAGGCCGGCCCCCGGCCCACGGACGCCGCGATCGTCGGCATGGGGGCGCTGTTCCCCGGAGCCGAGGACCTCGCCGCGTACTGGCGCAACCTGGTGGCCGGTACGGACTGCATCACCGACGTGCCGCCCGGCCGCTGGGACCCGGAGATCTACTATGACCCGCACGCCGCCCAGGGCCCCGCCCGCAGCGACCGCTTCTACTGCCGCCGGGGCGGCTTCCTGGCCGAACCGGCCGCCTTCGACCCCACCCGCTTCGGCATCATGCCCGCCGCCGTCCGGGGCGCCGAGCCCGATCAGCTGCTCGCCCTGCGCACCATCACCGACGCCATCGCCGACGCGGGCGGTGAAGAGCGGCTGCCCGCCGACCGCTCCCGTATCGGCGTCATCCTCGGCCGCGGCGGCTTCATGGGCGTCGCCACCGCCCGGCTCGACCAGCGGGTCCGTACGGCCCATCAGCTCGCCGTCACCCTGCGCGAACTCGCCCCGGAATTAGGTGAGTCGAGAATCGTCGCCGTACGGGAGGCCTTCCAGGCGAGCCTCGGCCCCGAACAGCCCGAGGCCTCCATCGGCCTGGTCCCCAGCTTCACCGCCGCCCGCACCGCCAACCGGCTGGACCTCCGCGGCCCCGCCTACACCCTCGACGCGGCCTGCGCCTCCTCCCTGCTGGCCGTGGCACAGGCCGCCGATCTGCTGGCCGCCGGCCGCTGCGACCTCATGGTCGCCGGAGCCGTGCACCACTGCCATATCGCCACGCTGTGGAGCGTCTTCACCCAGCTGCGGGCGCTCAGCCCCACCCAGCACATCCGTCCCTTCGACCGCCGGGCCGACGGCACCCTGCTGTCCGAAGGCACCGGTGTCGTCCTCCTCAAACGCCTGGCCGACGCCGAGCGCGACGGCGACCGGGTGTACGCGGTCATCCGCGGGACGGGAGTGGCGGGGGACGGGCGCGCCGCCGGTCTGATGAGCCCGCGGCCGGAAGGCCAGATCAGCGCGCTGGAGCAGGCCTGGGCCGGTGCCGGGCTGGACCCCGCACACCCCGCCGCGCTCGGCCTGCTGGAGGCCCACGGCACCGGGACCCCGGTCGGCGACGGTGTCGAACTCGACACCCTGGCCCGGGTGTTCGGCCCGCCCGGCGCCGGCATCCCGCCGGTCGGCCTGGGCTCCGTGAAGTCGATGCTCGGCCACACCATGCAGGCCGCCGGGATCGCCGGACTGATCAAGGCGGCACTCGCCATCCACCACCGCACGCTGCCGCCGACCCTGCATCTGGACGAACCGCACGAGGGCCTGGCGCGGACCCGGATGCGTCCGGTCACCGAGGCCGAGCCCTGGGACGCCGGACGGGCACCGCTGCGCGCGGGCGTCAACGCCTTCGGCTTCGGCGGCATCAACGCCCACGCCGTTCTGGAGGAGGCCCCGGGCCGACGGACCCCGGCAGCGCCGCCCCCGCACCGGCCGCCCCCGCTGCGGGCGGCCGAGCGGATGGTGCAGCGAACGGCCCTGCGGTCGGCTCAGCTCCGCACGGTCGAGGGGACGGACCAGCAGGCGGACCGGCAGGCGGCGCAGCAGACGGCCCAGCAGGCGGCCCGGCAGACGGCTCGGCTCCGCGTGGCCGAGCCGGAGCGCGTCGTCCTGCTCGCCGCGGACACTCCCGTCCAACTGGCCTATTCCTTAAGGGATATGGAGGAGAGCGATGGTGAGTCGGCGGGCCTCGACGCCCCCGTGCCCGACGACGGCCCCTGCCGGCTCGCCCTCCTCGACCCCACCCCGCAGCGCCGTGCGCTCGCCGCCAAGATCCTTGCCCGTGGCCTGCCCTGGCGGGGCCGGGGCGAGGTGTGGTTCACCCCGACCCCGTTCTTCGGCCCGTACGCCCGGCAGGAAGGGGCGCGGCTCGCCTTCCTCTTCCCGGGGCTGGAGGCGGAGCCGCCGCCCCGTGTGGACGACACCGCCGACCTGCTGGCCCTGCCCCGGCCCGCGGTCTCCGGCGGCACCGGTCTGGTCGAACGCGCCGTGGACACCCTCGCCGTCGGTCGCCTGCTCGCCCGCGCGCTGGACGAACTGGGCCTCGCCCCCGACCTGTTGACCGGTCACAGCCTCGGCGAATGGACCGCCATGGTGGTCGCCGGCATGTATCCGCCCCAGGCCGTGGACGCCTTCCTCGACTCACTGCGGCCCGGCTCGCTCGCCGTACCCGACCTGGTCTACGCGGCCCTGGGCTGCGGCGCCCCGCAGGCGGCCGCCGCGCTCGCGGGCCTGGAAGGGATCGCGGTCAGCCACGACAACTGCCCGCACCAGTCGGTGATCTGCGGAGCCCCGGAGCCACTGGCCGAGGCTGTACGCAGACTCGCCGGCCAGGGCGTACGGGCCCAGGAGATGCCCTTCCGCTCCGGCTTCCACACCCCGATGTGGGCGCCCTACCTCCATCAGACCGGCACCGCCTTCGACGCCCTGCCGCTTCGGGACCACCGGCTCCCCGTATGGTCGGCGACGACCACCGCCCCCTTCCCGGACGGCCCCTCGGCGATCCGCCGGCTCGTACTGCGGCACCTCCTGGAACCCGTCCGCTTCCAGGAGCTGACCAGACGGCTCTACGAGACGGGCGTCCGCGCCTTCGTCCAGGTAGGCGCCGGCAGCCTCACCGGCTTCGTCTCCGACACCCTCCACGGCCAGGACCATCTCGCCGTCACGGCAGCCGACCCCCGCCGCGGCGGCCCCGCCCAACTCCGCAGACTGGCGGCGGCGTCGTGGACCGAGGGACTGAAGCCACGGTGGGACCGGCTGACGGTCCCACCGCGCGGCTCCGGCGTGGTGACGGTCGGTGCTGTGGACCGGGCTCCGGAGGACCGGGCCCCGGATCGCGCTACGGGCCGCACGGTGGCCCGGGCCAAGGACCGTGCGATGGGCCGCGTCGCGGTCCCGGAGGGAGCCGGCGCGACGATACGGCTCGACCTCGACTCGCCGCTGGTCCGCCTCGGTGGGGGGACGCGCGGTGTGCCGGTTCTCGCGCCTGCCGATCCACCCCCACCCCCCACCCCCACCCCCGCCCCCTCCCCCGAAGGGGGAGGAGGGGGAGGGGGCGGGGGAGCGCTGCCCTGCCCCCGGCCGTCCGTTGTGGAGCCCGTCCGGCAGGCCCTCGACGCGATCCTCGCCGAAACCCGGGCCGCCACCCGCACCGTCGCCGCCGCGCTCGCCGCCGCAGACGCCCGCAGCACCGCCACTGCCGCACCCCGCGACGTCTCCGCACCCCGCACCCTCGCTACCGTCCCCAGCGCCGCCGCTGCTGCACCCCCCACCCCCCACCACACCCTCCACCACCTCTCCCTGAAAACCCTCCCCTACGTCCGCGACCACTGCGTCTACCTCCAGCCCGACGGCTGGCCCGAGCCAGCCGACCGCTTCCCCGTCGTTCCCATGACCACGTTGCTGGAGCTTGCCGCCGAGGCGGCTCGGGAGGTGTGCCCCGGGGGCGTCGTCACCGGCTACTCCGGCGTACGGGCCCTGCGCTGGCTGGCCGTTGCGCCGCCCGTGGACCTGGCCGTCAGCGCCACGCCCGGCGGGGACGGCCGGGTGCGGGTGAGTCTGGGGGACTACGCCGCCGTCACCGTCCACCTGGGGGCGCAGTACCCGGCGCCGCCGCCCCCCGACCCCGCGGGCCTGACGGCGGGGCAGCCGGCGCCGGTCAGTGCGGAGGCGCTCTACCGGGACCGGTGGATGTTCCACGGGCCCGCGTTCGCCGGGGTCCATGAGGTCCGCACGCTCGCCGCCGACGGCATCCGCGGCACGCTGCGGGCCCTGCCCGCGCCGGGTGCCCTGCTGGATGCCGCGGGGCAGCTCCTCGGCCACTGGATGCAGCTGAAACTGAGCGGTGACCGGCTGGTCTTCCCCGCGTCGCTGGACCGCGTACGGCTCTACGGCCCGCCGCCCCGTGCGGGCGCACTGCTGGCGGCCACCGCCCGGATCCGCGAGGTCAGGGCCGGTTCGGTGCGCGGCGAGGTGGAGCTGTGCGGTGCCGACGGCCGGGTGTGGGCGCGGCTGGAGGGCTGGACGTACAGGCGCTTCGGTGCCGATGAGCGGGTGTGGCCGATGAAGTTCACTCCGGAGGTGTGCGGTATCGGGGAACCCCGGCCGGGCGGCTGGTGCCTGGCCCGGCGCCGCTGGTCGGACCCGGCCTCGCAGGAGCTGGTCATGCGCCGCTATCTGGGCGCGGCCGAGCGGGACCGCTACGAAGGGTGCGCGCCCCGCGCCCGCGCGCCGTGGCTGCTGGGCCGGATCGCGGCCAAGGACGCGGTGCGGGAACTGTTGTGGGAGTCGGGAGCCGGGCCCGTCTTCCCGGCCGAGATCCGGATCGGCACCGACGGGCACGGCCGCCCCCGCGCCGAGGGCCCGCTCGCCCACGGCCTCCATCTCACGCTCGCGCACAAGGACCGGCTCGCCGTCGCCCTCGCCCACCGGTCGGGCCCGGTCGGCATCGACATCGAGCGGGTCACCGACGATCCGCAGGCCCTCGAACGGATCGCCCTCTCCCCGGCCGAACGCCGCCTGGCGGACGACCTCCACGCACGTGCGCCCGGGCACACCGGCCGCGCCTACTGGCTCACCGCACTGTGGTGCGCCAAGCAGGCCGCCGCGAAGGCGGCCGGCAGCGGCCCGGGCCGGCGGCCCCTGGAGTGGGTCGTGACGCCCGCACCGGGCGGCGCGCTCCGGGTGGTCTCCCCGGACGGCCGGCCCCACCTCGTCCACCTCGACTCCGTCGACGACCTGTCCGGGCGCCATGTCGTCGCCTGGACCGGGCCGCGGCCCGAGGACCGTACGGGCACCGACACCCTCACTCCCACGGAGGCCACCCATGGCAGCTGA
- a CDS encoding alpha/beta fold hydrolase: MALTPAGGLRLHTQRLPGHGGPRPDGSTVVFLHGLVMDNLSSFYCTLAGPVSRAGHDVLLYDQRGHGRSDRPPTGYDRATSVADLIALLGSLDLDHSPVHLVGNSYGGALALHTALVRPDLVASVVLIDAHLTGDWIEDMTDTLSVAALGLEHRALAGQLAALGRRKEARLTAAADALLNHTTVIEDIAADVPFTSRDFARLRCPVLAVYGQHSELLPGARELALSAPDCELCVLPGVGHTVLNEATEGLCDALLGRLGAPAGAVAR, encoded by the coding sequence ATGGCCCTCACACCCGCGGGCGGGCTGCGCCTGCACACCCAGCGGCTGCCGGGCCACGGCGGCCCCCGGCCCGACGGCTCCACCGTCGTCTTCCTCCACGGGTTGGTGATGGACAACCTGTCGAGCTTCTACTGCACGCTCGCGGGCCCCGTCTCCCGCGCCGGACATGACGTGCTCCTGTACGACCAGCGGGGGCACGGCCGCAGTGACCGCCCGCCCACCGGCTACGACCGGGCCACCTCGGTGGCCGACCTCATCGCCCTGCTCGGCTCCCTGGACCTCGACCACAGCCCGGTCCATCTCGTCGGCAACAGCTACGGCGGCGCGCTGGCGCTGCACACCGCCCTCGTCCGGCCCGATCTCGTCGCCTCCGTCGTCCTGATCGACGCCCATCTGACCGGCGACTGGATCGAGGACATGACCGACACTCTCTCCGTCGCGGCTCTCGGTCTCGAACACCGGGCGCTGGCAGGGCAGTTGGCGGCCCTCGGGCGACGCAAGGAGGCCCGGCTGACCGCCGCCGCCGATGCCCTGCTCAACCACACCACCGTCATCGAGGACATCGCGGCCGATGTGCCTTTCACCTCCCGCGACTTCGCCCGGCTGCGGTGCCCGGTCCTCGCCGTCTACGGACAGCATTCCGAACTCCTGCCCGGTGCACGGGAGTTGGCGCTGAGCGCACCGGACTGCGAACTCTGTGTGCTGCCCGGGGTGGGGCACACCGTGCTCAACGAGGCCACCGAGGGGCTGTGTGACGCGCTGCTGGGCCGGCTCGGCGCACCGGCCGGGGCGGTGGCCCGATGA
- a CDS encoding glycosyltransferase translates to MLFVVPPLAGHVNPTVAVAAELTARGHQVAWTGPAAALTPLLPTGSLLYPAGDRGAAGGQELGGARWRDLRGIAALRFLWAEALIPLARAMLPGVHAAVEAFRPDILVTDQQALAGPVVARRHGLPWATSATTSAEIVRPFDDFPKVGEWVNRRIAALLAECGAPGGWDPRFSPHLVLVFSTPALIGDDGPERSAAHTLNGGPGGVAGRYPPHYVFVGPAFGARPPGGDFPWRRLDPGRARVLVSLGTLNRAAGARFYPAVLRAADALADRAQLILAAPGDLAGDIPPHMLHQEYVPQLQLLPHLDAVLCHGGHNTVCEALAYGLPLVVAPVRDDQPIVARQVAEAGAGVRVRFGRARADELHQALSAVLDDPAHRRAARRIQASFAAAGGAATAADRLEKLRPGPRPGPSAPATAPTDNEKGP, encoded by the coding sequence GTGCTGTTCGTCGTTCCGCCGCTGGCCGGGCATGTCAACCCCACCGTCGCCGTCGCCGCCGAACTCACCGCCCGCGGCCACCAGGTCGCCTGGACCGGCCCCGCCGCGGCACTGACCCCGCTGCTCCCCACAGGCTCGCTGCTGTACCCGGCGGGGGACCGGGGCGCGGCCGGCGGTCAGGAGCTGGGCGGTGCGCGATGGCGCGATCTGCGGGGCATCGCCGCCCTGCGCTTCCTCTGGGCGGAGGCCCTCATCCCGCTCGCCCGCGCGATGCTGCCCGGCGTGCACGCCGCCGTCGAAGCCTTCCGGCCCGACATCCTGGTGACCGACCAACAGGCCCTCGCCGGGCCCGTGGTGGCGCGCCGGCACGGCCTGCCCTGGGCGACCTCGGCGACCACCTCGGCGGAGATCGTCCGGCCGTTCGACGACTTCCCGAAAGTGGGGGAGTGGGTGAACCGGCGCATCGCGGCACTGCTCGCCGAGTGCGGCGCCCCCGGTGGCTGGGACCCGCGCTTCTCCCCGCACCTCGTTCTGGTCTTCTCCACCCCCGCACTCATCGGTGACGACGGCCCGGAGCGATCCGCGGCGCACACCTTGAACGGCGGACCCGGCGGCGTCGCCGGGCGGTACCCGCCGCACTACGTCTTCGTCGGCCCGGCCTTCGGCGCCCGTCCGCCCGGCGGCGACTTCCCGTGGCGCCGGCTCGACCCCGGCCGCGCCCGGGTACTCGTCTCGCTGGGCACCCTCAACCGCGCGGCGGGTGCCCGCTTCTACCCCGCGGTCCTGCGCGCCGCGGACGCCCTCGCGGACCGTGCGCAGCTGATCCTGGCCGCCCCGGGCGACCTCGCCGGCGACATTCCGCCGCACATGCTGCACCAGGAGTACGTCCCCCAGCTCCAGCTGCTGCCGCACCTCGACGCGGTGCTGTGCCACGGCGGCCACAACACCGTGTGCGAGGCGCTCGCGTACGGGCTGCCGCTGGTGGTGGCACCCGTACGCGACGACCAGCCGATCGTCGCCCGCCAGGTGGCCGAGGCCGGGGCGGGGGTGCGGGTGCGCTTCGGCCGCGCGCGGGCGGACGAACTGCACCAGGCCCTGTCCGCCGTGCTGGACGACCCGGCCCACCGCCGTGCGGCCCGCCGTATCCAGGCGTCCTTCGCCGCGGCGGGCGGCGCCGCCACCGCGGCCGACCGCCTGGAGAAACTGCGGCCCGGACCGCGCCCCGGCCCGTCCGCACCCGCCACCGCCCCGACCGACAACGAGAAGGGACCGTGA